The following proteins are co-located in the Paralichthys olivaceus isolate ysfri-2021 chromosome 2, ASM2471397v2, whole genome shotgun sequence genome:
- the LOC109628988 gene encoding blue-sensitive opsin, with product MRGNRAVEFPDDFWIPIPLDTNNVTSLSPFLVPQDHLGSPAIFYSMSAFMFFLFVAGTAINTLTILCTIQYKKLRSHLNYILVNLSVANLLVSSVGSFTCFYCFAFRYMILGPLGCKIEGFTATVGGMVSLWSLAVVALERWLVVCKPLGTFIFKPNHAIACCALTWVFALMAAIPPLVGWSRYIPEGMQCSCGPDWYTTDNKFNNESYVIFLFCFCFSVPFFTIVFCYSQLLFMLKSAAKAQAESASTQKAEKEVTRMVVVMVMGFLVCWMPYASFALWIINNRGQPFDLRLATIPSCLSKASTVYNPVIYILLNKQFRSCIRKMVGMSGGDDEESSTSQSVTEVSKVGPG from the exons ATGAGGGGAAATCGCGCTGTGGAGTTCCCGGATGACTTCTGGATCCCGATCCCTCTGGACACCAACAACGTCACGTCCCTCAGCCCATTCCTGGTTCCCCAGGATCACCTCGGAAGCCCAGCAATCTTTTATTCGATGTCAGCTTTTATGTTTTTCCTGTTCGTGGCTGGCACAGCCATCAACACACTCACCATCTTGTGCACCATTCAATACAAGAAACTCCGGTCTCATCTGAACTACATCCTGGTGAACCTGTCAGTGGCAAACCTCCTCGTGTCCTCTGTGGGCTCTTTCACCTGCTTCTACTGCTTTGCCTTCAGATATATGATTCTTGGTCCACTTGGGTGCAAGATTGAAGGATTTACAGCGACTGTTGGTG GTATGGTCAGCCTGTGGTCTCTGGCTGTGGTAGCCTTAGAAAGATGGTTGGTTGTCTGCAAGCCACTAGGAACCTTCATCTTCAAACCAAACCATGCCATAGCTTGCTGCGCTCTAACTTGGGTCTTTGCTTTGATGGCTGCGATTCCTCCTCTGGTTGGCTGGAGTAG GTACATCCCGGAGGGTATGCAGTGCTCCTGTGGACCAGACTGGTACACAACTGACAACAAGTTCAACAACGAGTCCTATGTGATCTTCCtcttctgcttctgcttctcTGTCCCCTTCTTCACCATCGTTTTCTGCTACTCACAGCTGCTCTTCATGCTGAAATCG GCAGCGAAGGCTCAAGCTGAGTCTGCCTCCACCCagaaggcagagaaggaggtgaCCAGGATggtggttgtcatggtgatgggCTTCCTGGTGTGCTGGATGCCCTACGCTTCCTTTGCTCTCTGGATTATTAACAACCGAGGGCAGCCATTCGACCTGAGACTGGCCACCATACCCTCCTGTCTCTCCAAAGCCTCTACAGTCTACAACCCTGTTATTTACATCCTCCTCAATAAACAG ttccGCTCATGCATAAGGAAGATGGTGGGGATGAGTGGAGGTGATGACGAGGAGTCATCGACAAGTCAATCGGTTACTGAAGTCTCTAAAGTCGGACCTGGTTAG
- the LOC109629258 gene encoding red-sensitive opsin gives MAEEWGKQVFAARRYHEDTTRGSAFVYTNSNNTRDPFEGPNYHIAPRWVYNLATLWMFFVVVASVFTNGLVLVATAKFKKLRHPLNWILVNLAIADLGETVFASTISVCNQFFGYFILGHPMCVFEGYTVSVCGIAALWSLSIISWERWVVVCKPFGNVKFDAKWATGGILFSWIWAAVWCAPPIFGWSRYWPHGLKTSCGPDVFSGSEDPGVQSYMIVLMITCCFLPLSIIILCYLAVWWAIHSVAMQQKESESTQKAEKEVSRMVVVMILAYCVCWGPYTAFACFAAANPGYAFHPLAAAMPAYFAKSATIYNPVIYVFMNRQFRTCIMQLFGKEVDDGSEVSTSKTEVSSVAPA, from the exons atGGCAGAAGAGTGGGGAAAACAGGTGTTTGCTGCCAGGCGGTACCATGAAGATACGACAAGGGGATCAGCCTTTGTATACACAAACAGCAACAATACCAGAG ATCCCTTTGAGGGTCCCAATTACCACATTGCTCCTCGATGGGTTTACAACTTAGCAACCCTCTGGATGTTTTTTGTGGTCGTTGCATCAGTCTTCACCAACGGTCTTGTCTTGGTGGCCACAGCTAAGTTCAAGAAACTCCGTCACCCACTGAACTGGATCTTGGTCAATCTTGCAATCGCTGATCTTGGAGAGACAGTTTTTGCCAGCACCATTAGTGTATGCAACCAGTTTTTTGGGTACTTTATTCTGGGACACCCAATGTGCGTCTTTGAGGGCTATACTGTCTCAGTGTGTG GAATTGCTGCTCTCTGGTCCCTGTCCATTATCTCCTGGGAGAGATGGGTAGTTGTGTGCAAACCTTTTGGAAATGTCAAGTTTGATGCCAAATGGGCCACAGGTGGAATTTTGTTCTCCTGGATCTGGGCAGCAGTGTGGTGTGCTCCCCCAATCTTTGGCTGGAGCAG GTACTGGCCTCATGGACTGAAGACTTCCTGTGGACCTGATGTATTTAGTGGAAGTGAAGACCCTGGAGTCCAGTCCTACATGATTGTTCTTATGATTACATGCTGTTTCCTTCCCCTGTCTATTATCATCTTGTGCTACCTTGCTGTCTGGTGGGCCATCCATTCT GTTGCCATGCAGCAGAAGGAATCAGAGTCAACCCAGAAAGCTGAGAAAGAAGTGTCCAGAATGGTTGTGGTCATGATCCTGGCATATTGTGTCTGCTGGGGACCGTATACAGCCTTTGCCTGCTTTGCTGCAGCTAACCCTGGATATGCCTTCCACCCTCTGGCTGCTGCCATGCCTGCATACTTTGCTAAGAGCGCCACCATTTACAACCCAGTCATCTATGTTTTCATGAACCGACAG TTCCGCACATGCATCATGCAACTCTTTGGCAAAGAAGTGGATGATGGTTCTGAAGTATCCACATCAAAGACAGAGGTCTCCTCTGTGGCACCTGCATAA
- the gnl3l gene encoding guanine nucleotide-binding protein-like 3-like protein isoform X1, producing the protein MNYILQMLVSLCSSSTSSLLETSTFILTFSRMLWVKSLRSHARPRCGTREVGERGAGGDMSKAKQKRAKRLGFLGKLKATDGQKGDTSGRTKTTEQSSVQHVNHHRKPEEIRKQRLQDLQEKQKMSRERELMKRRNLQSFQHDILQRQRDFEQREMEMQSLEKHVNFENENSRKAYYREFKKVVEAADVILEVLDARDPLGCRCPQVEQAVIQSGTNKKIVLVLNKIDLVSKEIVEKWIKYLRNEFPTVAFKASTQQQNKNLKRSNVPVTQATTELLSSSACVGADCLMKLLGNYCRNLDIKTAITVGVVGFPNVGKSSLINSLKRARACNVGATPGVTKCLQQVHLDKHIKLLDCPGIVMAISTTDAAMILRNCVKIEQLVDPLPPVEAILRRCNKAQIMEHYRVPDFHTALEFLALLARRQGKLRKGGLPDTDKAAKSVLMDWTGGRISYFTHPPDTHTLPTHVSAEIVTEMGKAFDWDELEKGNQEVLAESSCPDIQMGFCMESTGMTQGGQGEPPSDLEMERVSMEEPEFKEEAESMEDDQDPEFGPMTVEIKSQRLRNDVPANEAAARAPNLKDILHVDPLQQGQALLAAGKKRKKQQKRADKIATKLSDTLTAAMDFSFE; encoded by the exons ATGAATTACATCCTGCAGATGTTGGTGTCTCTCTGTTCTTCATCCACATCTTCGCTTCTGGAGACaagcacttttattttgacattcagCCGGATGTTATGGGTGAAGTCTTTGCGCTCGCACGCACGTCCACGCTGTGGAACACGTGAAGTGGGAGAACGAGGGGCTGGTGGCGACATGTCCAAAGCGA AACAGAAACGAGCCAAGCGTCTCGGCTTCCTGGGGAAGTTGAAG GCCACTGATGGACAAAAGGGTGACACTTCAGGCAGGACAAAGACTACAGAGCAGTCGTCTGTGCAACATGTCAACCACCACAGAAAACCAGAAGAAATCAGAAAGCAACGG CTCCAAGACCTccaagaaaagcagaaaatgtccagagaacgagagctgatgaagaggaggaattTGCAAAGCTTTCAGCATGACATCTTACAGCGACAGAGGGATTTTGAGCAGAGG GAGATGGAGATGCAGAGTTTGGAGAAGCATGTTAATTTTGAGAATGAGAATTCGAGAAAGGCATATTACAGAGAATTTAAAAAG GTTGTCGAGGCTGCAGATGTGATTTTGGAGGTTTTGGATGCACGTGACCCTCTTGGCTGCAGGTGTCCTCAGGTGGAACAGGCAGTCATTCAAAGTGGAACAAACAAGAAAATAGTTTTAGTCCTTAATAAGATTG ATCTGGTGTCAAAGGAAATAGTGGAGAAGTGGATAAAGTACCTACGTAACGAGTTTCCAACTGTGGCTTTCAAAGCATCTACtcagcaacaaaacaagaacTTG AAACGCAGTAATGTTCCAGTGACCCAAGCCACCACAGAGCTCCTCAGTAGCAGTGCTTGTGTTGGCGCGGACTGCTTAATGAAGCTACTGGGAAACTACTGCCGCAACCTGGACATAAAGACCGCCATCACTGTTGGTGTTGTAG GTTTTCCTAATGTGGGAAAGAGTAGTTTGATTAACAGTCTGAAACGGGCACGAGCGTGTAATGTCGGGGCCACTCCAGGTGTCACCAA GTGCCTTCAACAGGTGCATCTGGACAAACACATAAAGCTTCTAGATTGCCCTGGCATCGTCATGGCAATTTCAACGACTGATGCAGCAATGATTCTTCGTAACTGCGTGAAAATCGAACAGCTCGTGGATCCTCTTCCACCTGTTGAAGCCATCCTGCGACGCTGCAACAAAGCACAG ATCATGGAGCACTACCGAGTTCCAGACTTTCACACAGCCCTGGAGTTCTTGGCATTGCTTGCCCGACGACAAGGCAAACTAAGGAAAGGAGGACTGCCGGATACTGATAAAGCAGCAAAGAGTGTATTAATGGACTGGACAGG GGGAAGGATCAGCTACTTCACACAccctccagacacacacacactccccacaCACGTCAGCGCTGAGATTGTTACAGAGATGGGTAAAGCTTTTGACTGGGATGAGCTGGAAAAAGGAAATCAGGAGGTTCTTGCTG agtCCTCTTGTCCTGACATTCAGATGGGCTTCTGCATGGAATCCACTGGGATGACACAGGGTGGCCAGGGAGAACCTCCTTCTGACCTGGAAATGGAAAGAGTTTCCATGGAGGAGCCAGAATTTAAGGAGGAAGCAGAATCTATGGAGGATGACCAGGACCCAGAG TTTGGACCTATGACAGTGGAGATAAAATCTCAGAGGTTGAGGAATGACGTGCCCGCAAATGAGGCTGCAGCCAGAGCTCCGAATCTGAAGGATATCTTGCATGTAGATCCTCTGCAGCAGGGTCAGGCTCTCCTGGCTGCTggcaagaagaggaaaaagcagcagaaaagagCAG ACAAAATTGCTACGAAACTCTCAGACACCTTGACAGCTGCAATGGACTTCTCATTTGAATGA
- the gnl3l gene encoding guanine nucleotide-binding protein-like 3-like protein isoform X2, whose translation MLVSLCSSSTSSLLETSTFILTFSRMLWVKSLRSHARPRCGTREVGERGAGGDMSKAKQKRAKRLGFLGKLKATDGQKGDTSGRTKTTEQSSVQHVNHHRKPEEIRKQRLQDLQEKQKMSRERELMKRRNLQSFQHDILQRQRDFEQREMEMQSLEKHVNFENENSRKAYYREFKKVVEAADVILEVLDARDPLGCRCPQVEQAVIQSGTNKKIVLVLNKIDLVSKEIVEKWIKYLRNEFPTVAFKASTQQQNKNLKRSNVPVTQATTELLSSSACVGADCLMKLLGNYCRNLDIKTAITVGVVGFPNVGKSSLINSLKRARACNVGATPGVTKCLQQVHLDKHIKLLDCPGIVMAISTTDAAMILRNCVKIEQLVDPLPPVEAILRRCNKAQIMEHYRVPDFHTALEFLALLARRQGKLRKGGLPDTDKAAKSVLMDWTGGRISYFTHPPDTHTLPTHVSAEIVTEMGKAFDWDELEKGNQEVLAESSCPDIQMGFCMESTGMTQGGQGEPPSDLEMERVSMEEPEFKEEAESMEDDQDPEFGPMTVEIKSQRLRNDVPANEAAARAPNLKDILHVDPLQQGQALLAAGKKRKKQQKRADKIATKLSDTLTAAMDFSFE comes from the exons ATGTTGGTGTCTCTCTGTTCTTCATCCACATCTTCGCTTCTGGAGACaagcacttttattttgacattcagCCGGATGTTATGGGTGAAGTCTTTGCGCTCGCACGCACGTCCACGCTGTGGAACACGTGAAGTGGGAGAACGAGGGGCTGGTGGCGACATGTCCAAAGCGA AACAGAAACGAGCCAAGCGTCTCGGCTTCCTGGGGAAGTTGAAG GCCACTGATGGACAAAAGGGTGACACTTCAGGCAGGACAAAGACTACAGAGCAGTCGTCTGTGCAACATGTCAACCACCACAGAAAACCAGAAGAAATCAGAAAGCAACGG CTCCAAGACCTccaagaaaagcagaaaatgtccagagaacgagagctgatgaagaggaggaattTGCAAAGCTTTCAGCATGACATCTTACAGCGACAGAGGGATTTTGAGCAGAGG GAGATGGAGATGCAGAGTTTGGAGAAGCATGTTAATTTTGAGAATGAGAATTCGAGAAAGGCATATTACAGAGAATTTAAAAAG GTTGTCGAGGCTGCAGATGTGATTTTGGAGGTTTTGGATGCACGTGACCCTCTTGGCTGCAGGTGTCCTCAGGTGGAACAGGCAGTCATTCAAAGTGGAACAAACAAGAAAATAGTTTTAGTCCTTAATAAGATTG ATCTGGTGTCAAAGGAAATAGTGGAGAAGTGGATAAAGTACCTACGTAACGAGTTTCCAACTGTGGCTTTCAAAGCATCTACtcagcaacaaaacaagaacTTG AAACGCAGTAATGTTCCAGTGACCCAAGCCACCACAGAGCTCCTCAGTAGCAGTGCTTGTGTTGGCGCGGACTGCTTAATGAAGCTACTGGGAAACTACTGCCGCAACCTGGACATAAAGACCGCCATCACTGTTGGTGTTGTAG GTTTTCCTAATGTGGGAAAGAGTAGTTTGATTAACAGTCTGAAACGGGCACGAGCGTGTAATGTCGGGGCCACTCCAGGTGTCACCAA GTGCCTTCAACAGGTGCATCTGGACAAACACATAAAGCTTCTAGATTGCCCTGGCATCGTCATGGCAATTTCAACGACTGATGCAGCAATGATTCTTCGTAACTGCGTGAAAATCGAACAGCTCGTGGATCCTCTTCCACCTGTTGAAGCCATCCTGCGACGCTGCAACAAAGCACAG ATCATGGAGCACTACCGAGTTCCAGACTTTCACACAGCCCTGGAGTTCTTGGCATTGCTTGCCCGACGACAAGGCAAACTAAGGAAAGGAGGACTGCCGGATACTGATAAAGCAGCAAAGAGTGTATTAATGGACTGGACAGG GGGAAGGATCAGCTACTTCACACAccctccagacacacacacactccccacaCACGTCAGCGCTGAGATTGTTACAGAGATGGGTAAAGCTTTTGACTGGGATGAGCTGGAAAAAGGAAATCAGGAGGTTCTTGCTG agtCCTCTTGTCCTGACATTCAGATGGGCTTCTGCATGGAATCCACTGGGATGACACAGGGTGGCCAGGGAGAACCTCCTTCTGACCTGGAAATGGAAAGAGTTTCCATGGAGGAGCCAGAATTTAAGGAGGAAGCAGAATCTATGGAGGATGACCAGGACCCAGAG TTTGGACCTATGACAGTGGAGATAAAATCTCAGAGGTTGAGGAATGACGTGCCCGCAAATGAGGCTGCAGCCAGAGCTCCGAATCTGAAGGATATCTTGCATGTAGATCCTCTGCAGCAGGGTCAGGCTCTCCTGGCTGCTggcaagaagaggaaaaagcagcagaaaagagCAG ACAAAATTGCTACGAAACTCTCAGACACCTTGACAGCTGCAATGGACTTCTCATTTGAATGA